One window from the genome of Salisaeta longa DSM 21114 encodes:
- the meaB gene encoding methylmalonyl Co-A mutase-associated GTPase MeaB, whose protein sequence is MSDASESHLSESSGAGGGQPLNPNLKQHLKQRRPVPSRDTIVDGLRAGDRAMLSRAITLLESTRTDHRDVARAVLSAVMPATGHALRVAITGVPGVGKSTFIEALGGHLIDAGHRLAVLAIDPSSTQSHGSILGDKTRMQALSARDEVFIRPSPTAGSLGGVARKTRETMLLCEAAGYDVVLVETVGVGQSEVTVHSMVDVFVLLALANAGDELQGIKRGIVEMADAVVINKAEGERRSAAERARRDFQNALHLFPPGPADWSPPVVLCSALQQQGIAEVWDVVEAYVAHTKANGFFAEQRHEQARHWMQQTIEQRLRDDFFQDEAVRALRPAVEARVLDGTLSSFEAAEQLLSAYHDAPEGS, encoded by the coding sequence ATGTCTGACGCGTCCGAGTCGCACCTGTCGGAGTCGTCGGGCGCGGGCGGCGGGCAGCCGCTCAACCCCAACCTCAAGCAGCACCTGAAGCAGCGACGGCCGGTGCCTTCCCGCGATACAATCGTCGACGGGCTCCGGGCGGGCGATCGCGCCATGCTCAGCCGGGCCATCACCTTGCTGGAAAGCACACGGACCGATCATCGGGATGTGGCGCGCGCGGTGCTCTCCGCGGTGATGCCGGCCACCGGCCATGCCCTGCGCGTGGCCATCACCGGCGTGCCGGGCGTGGGCAAGAGTACGTTTATCGAAGCGTTGGGCGGTCACCTCATCGACGCGGGGCATCGCCTCGCGGTGCTCGCGATTGACCCGAGCAGTACGCAGAGCCACGGAAGCATTCTGGGCGACAAGACGCGCATGCAGGCGCTCAGTGCCCGCGACGAGGTTTTCATCCGGCCCTCGCCCACGGCGGGCTCGCTCGGCGGCGTGGCCCGCAAGACGCGCGAGACGATGCTGCTGTGCGAGGCCGCGGGCTACGATGTGGTGCTCGTCGAAACGGTGGGCGTGGGGCAGTCGGAGGTTACGGTGCACTCGATGGTCGACGTGTTCGTGCTGCTTGCGCTGGCCAACGCGGGCGACGAGCTGCAGGGCATCAAGCGCGGCATCGTGGAGATGGCCGACGCGGTGGTCATCAACAAGGCCGAGGGCGAGCGCCGATCCGCGGCCGAGCGGGCGCGGCGCGACTTCCAAAATGCGCTGCACCTCTTTCCGCCCGGCCCCGCCGATTGGTCGCCGCCGGTGGTGCTGTGCTCGGCCCTCCAACAGCAGGGCATCGCCGAGGTGTGGGACGTGGTGGAGGCGTACGTGGCCCACACCAAAGCGAACGGCTTCTTCGCCGAGCAGCGCCACGAACAGGCGCGCCACTGGATGCAACAAACCATCGAACAGCGCCTCCGCGACGACTTCTTTCAGGACGAGGCGGTGCGCGCCCTGCGTCCGGCCGTGGAAGCCCGCGTGCTCGACGGCACGCTCAGCTCGTTCGAGGCCGCCGAGCAGCTGCTGTCCGCCTACCACGACGCCCCCGAGGGATCATGA
- a CDS encoding Na+/H+ antiporter NhaC family protein — MRTVFAVLCALWWLAAPVQAQDAAPLTAPDLVLHGISFEVSVPADSATAQPPVLQLEGRSYPLTYDAAAGVWTTDAAVVDGAWRPTLRVVRDGAVIAATTTRGLPGWLSILPPLLAIVIALIFRRVVPALFLGIWVGAWMAIELSLTGAFVGLLESFQVYVLGALADESHAAIILFSLMIGGMVGIISKNGGTYGIVDRITAWADNSRRGQVATGLMGVGIFFDDYANTLVVGNTMRPVTDQLRISREKLAYIVDSTAAPVACLAFVTTWIGYEVGLVGTAVASIEGFSQSAYSIFLQSIPYSFYPILALYFVFAIASSRREFGPMRAAEERARTTGDVLGPNAKVDAAAAEGDELEPPADIPRRAFNAIVPVVVLVGSVLASLYVTGAQSVGYEAPLREIIGAADSYKSLMWGSLLGVLAAAVLSFGQRLLSLEEVVEAWYAGLKSMLFAMIILVLAWSLSSITEVLHTADFLVSVLGDTLPPGVVPAIIFVLAAATAFATGSSWGTMGILMPLVVPLSWAVLVANGMGDPAHYHIIYSSISCVLAGSVWGDHCSPISDTTILSSMASGCDHIEHVRTQLPYALAVGVVALLLGTLPAGFGISPWILLPLGMIVLSVLLRTVGTPVAIADTADEAAPA; from the coding sequence ATGCGCACCGTATTTGCTGTTCTCTGCGCCCTTTGGTGGCTCGCCGCGCCGGTACAGGCGCAAGACGCTGCGCCCCTCACGGCGCCCGACCTGGTGCTGCACGGCATCTCTTTTGAAGTGTCGGTGCCTGCCGATTCTGCGACGGCGCAGCCGCCGGTGCTCCAGCTCGAAGGGCGCTCCTACCCGCTCACGTACGATGCCGCTGCGGGCGTGTGGACGACCGATGCGGCGGTGGTAGACGGCGCGTGGCGCCCGACGCTGCGTGTGGTGCGCGACGGCGCGGTCATCGCCGCCACAACCACGCGCGGGCTGCCGGGGTGGCTGTCCATCCTGCCGCCGCTGCTGGCTATTGTCATCGCCCTGATCTTTCGGCGCGTCGTGCCGGCGCTCTTTCTGGGCATTTGGGTGGGGGCATGGATGGCTATCGAGCTCTCGCTCACGGGCGCATTCGTTGGACTCCTGGAGTCGTTCCAGGTGTACGTGCTGGGGGCGCTGGCCGACGAAAGCCATGCGGCCATCATCCTGTTCTCCTTGATGATTGGCGGTATGGTGGGCATCATCTCTAAAAATGGCGGCACCTACGGCATCGTCGACCGCATCACCGCGTGGGCCGATAATTCGCGCCGCGGGCAGGTGGCTACGGGCCTGATGGGCGTCGGCATTTTCTTTGACGATTACGCCAACACGCTCGTGGTGGGCAACACCATGCGCCCGGTTACCGATCAGCTGCGCATCTCACGCGAGAAACTTGCCTACATTGTCGACTCGACGGCCGCGCCGGTGGCGTGCTTGGCCTTCGTTACGACGTGGATTGGGTACGAAGTCGGATTGGTGGGCACGGCGGTCGCGAGCATCGAAGGGTTCAGCCAGTCGGCATACAGCATCTTTCTGCAATCCATTCCCTACAGCTTTTATCCCATCCTGGCGCTCTACTTTGTGTTTGCCATCGCGTCGTCGCGCCGCGAGTTTGGCCCCATGCGGGCCGCCGAGGAGCGCGCCCGTACCACCGGCGATGTGCTTGGCCCCAATGCCAAAGTGGACGCTGCAGCGGCTGAGGGCGACGAACTGGAGCCCCCGGCCGATATTCCGCGCCGCGCCTTCAATGCCATCGTTCCGGTGGTGGTGCTGGTAGGATCTGTGTTGGCGTCGTTGTACGTAACCGGCGCGCAGTCGGTGGGCTACGAGGCGCCGCTGCGCGAAATTATTGGGGCGGCCGATTCCTACAAGTCGCTCATGTGGGGCTCGCTGCTGGGCGTGCTGGCGGCGGCTGTGCTGTCGTTTGGGCAGCGCCTGTTAAGTTTGGAAGAGGTGGTCGAGGCGTGGTACGCGGGCCTCAAGTCGATGCTGTTTGCGATGATCATTTTGGTGCTGGCCTGGTCGCTCTCCTCCATCACCGAGGTGCTGCACACCGCCGATTTCCTGGTCTCGGTGCTGGGGGATACGCTGCCGCCAGGCGTGGTACCGGCCATCATTTTCGTGCTCGCGGCGGCCACTGCGTTCGCCACCGGATCGAGCTGGGGCACCATGGGCATCCTGATGCCGCTGGTGGTGCCGCTCTCGTGGGCCGTGCTCGTCGCCAACGGCATGGGCGATCCGGCGCACTACCACATCATCTATTCGTCGATCTCTTGCGTCTTGGCCGGATCGGTGTGGGGCGATCATTGTTCGCCTATCTCCGACACCACGATCCTGTCGTCGATGGCGTCCGGCTGCGACCATATCGAGCACGTACGCACCCAGCTGCCGTATGCACTGGCCGTAGGCGTAGTGGCGCTGTTGCTTGGTACCCTGCCCGCCGGGTTTGGCATCTCGCCCTGGATCCTTCTGCCGCTTGGGATGATCGTGCTCTCGGTGCTGCTACGCACCGTGGGGACGCCCGTGGCCATTGCCGACACGGCCGATGAAGCGGCGCCGGCATAA
- a CDS encoding phosphomannose isomerase type II C-terminal cupin domain — protein sequence MLLDADDRPWGRWEEYLNEPGYRVKRIVVNPGERLSLQKHEHRKEHWVIVRGAGVFTHNDETIDVAAGDTLFIEVGDVHRIENTGDDYLVFIETQMGLCVEDDIIRLEDDYGRG from the coding sequence ATGTTACTCGACGCCGACGACCGCCCGTGGGGGCGCTGGGAAGAATACCTGAACGAGCCGGGCTACCGCGTAAAGCGCATTGTGGTAAACCCGGGCGAGCGCCTCTCGCTGCAAAAGCACGAGCACCGCAAGGAGCATTGGGTGATTGTGCGCGGCGCGGGCGTGTTTACGCACAACGATGAGACCATCGACGTGGCCGCGGGCGACACGCTCTTTATTGAAGTGGGCGACGTGCACCGCATCGAAAACACCGGCGACGACTACCTGGTGTTCATCGAGACACAGATGGGCCTGTGCGTGGAGGACGACATCATCCGCCTGGAGGATGACTACGGCCGCGGGTAA
- the upp gene encoding uracil phosphoribosyltransferase has product MASLTVVDHPLLKRDLTILRRRETPHGQFRKTVSDAAAILAYEAMRSIALKETAIETPLETTTGYALAEDVIVVPIMRAGLGMVDGFVRFVPEARVGHLGMHRDEETYRPVDYYSNIPDGLAEAHVFVVDPMLATGGSASHAIRHLKQAGGQQFTFACLVAAPEGIERLQADHPEVPIVAATVDRELDANAFIRPGLGDAGDRIFGTE; this is encoded by the coding sequence ATGGCATCACTTACTGTCGTTGATCACCCGCTGTTGAAACGCGACCTCACCATCCTGCGTCGCCGCGAAACGCCCCACGGACAGTTTCGAAAAACGGTGTCCGATGCAGCGGCGATACTGGCGTACGAAGCCATGCGCAGCATTGCGCTGAAAGAAACGGCTATCGAAACGCCGCTGGAAACTACCACCGGCTACGCCTTGGCGGAAGATGTCATCGTGGTGCCGATCATGCGGGCGGGGCTCGGCATGGTGGATGGCTTTGTGCGGTTTGTGCCCGAGGCGCGCGTCGGCCACTTGGGCATGCACCGCGATGAAGAGACGTACCGCCCGGTCGACTACTACAGCAACATCCCCGACGGCCTCGCCGAGGCGCACGTGTTTGTGGTCGATCCGATGCTGGCAACGGGCGGCAGCGCCTCGCACGCCATCCGGCACCTGAAGCAAGCGGGCGGGCAGCAGTTTACGTTTGCATGCCTGGTCGCCGCGCCCGAAGGCATCGAGCGGCTGCAGGCCGACCACCCGGAGGTGCCCATCGTAGCGGCCACGGTAGACCGCGAACTTGACGCCAACGCGTTTATCCGTCCAGGCTTGGGCGACGCTGGCGATCGCATCTTCGGCACGGAATAA
- a CDS encoding FmdB family zinc ribbon protein, whose translation MPTYVYRREDGTTFEIQQRITADPLEKCPETGQPVERIISGQAGLIFKGDGFYVNDYGSKSQPAKNNGNGAANGSSSAGEGRAASDASSNGATEAA comes from the coding sequence ATGCCAACATACGTGTACCGCCGCGAAGACGGCACCACCTTCGAAATTCAGCAACGCATCACCGCCGATCCGCTGGAGAAGTGCCCAGAAACCGGACAGCCTGTGGAGCGCATCATCAGCGGGCAGGCCGGCCTCATCTTTAAGGGCGACGGGTTTTACGTGAACGATTACGGATCGAAGAGCCAGCCGGCGAAGAACAATGGCAACGGCGCGGCAAACGGGTCGTCCTCCGCGGGCGAAGGCCGTGCCGCATCGGATGCATCGTCGAACGGCGCGACAGAAGCCGCGTAA
- a CDS encoding alanine/glycine:cation symporter family protein, with amino-acid sequence MFKEIVDWLVWFVWDLGIPVGDGSIPWVVVLLLGTGVFLTIRLGFIQFRRLAHGFAVTSGKYDDPDEPGDVPHFQALTTALSATVGIGNIAGVALAIHFGGPGALFWMWVTALLGMATKYTEVTLAQRYRQTEAPGNALLGTVSGGPMYYIDKGLGWKPMAGFFAIMLMMTSFLTGNAVQANTVSDVLLGDFGIPVWTTGLVVASIIGLVVIGGIRRIGKVTGIVAPVMAAIYVLGALGILAFNLPQVPAAFMTVLTEAFNPTSGVAGTGAGVFLLTMIYGVQRGLFSNEAGQGSAPIAHSAAKTDEPVSEGVVALLEPFIDTIVICTLTGLAIIVTGVWDDTVPTQLDLDGNAVSYRVEESGQILSSNTVPAQITIENGVPQVEADAVQFAWNEAVVDTFYTACPGGCTSKANFQNLFTGTLYPDRGVAVAADGTTLETLYGPAVETGAPLTQLAFERGLAPLGDWGDMIVLLSVLLFAISTAISWSYYGDRCANYLFGKQAIVPYKIVFVIMNFVGAVTALTTIWTLGDIALGLVVLPNLIALVALSGEVREMTTSYFKRMPWIENEKVADRVREEKRQKDKEA; translated from the coding sequence ATGTTCAAGGAAATTGTAGATTGGCTCGTCTGGTTTGTCTGGGACCTCGGCATACCGGTGGGCGACGGAAGCATCCCGTGGGTTGTGGTTTTGCTGCTGGGCACGGGCGTGTTTCTTACCATACGCCTCGGGTTTATCCAATTTCGGCGTTTGGCCCACGGCTTCGCCGTCACGTCTGGCAAATACGACGATCCCGACGAGCCCGGCGACGTGCCGCACTTTCAGGCGCTCACCACGGCCCTTTCGGCGACGGTAGGTATCGGAAATATCGCGGGCGTCGCGTTGGCGATCCACTTTGGCGGGCCCGGCGCCCTCTTCTGGATGTGGGTCACCGCGCTCCTGGGCATGGCCACAAAGTACACCGAGGTCACGCTCGCGCAGCGCTATCGGCAGACGGAGGCGCCTGGCAATGCGCTGCTAGGTACCGTGTCCGGCGGCCCCATGTACTACATCGATAAGGGGCTGGGCTGGAAACCGATGGCTGGCTTCTTTGCCATCATGCTCATGATGACCTCGTTTTTGACAGGCAACGCGGTGCAGGCCAACACCGTCTCGGATGTCCTCCTGGGCGACTTTGGCATTCCGGTATGGACTACGGGGCTGGTGGTGGCAAGCATCATCGGCCTCGTCGTAATTGGGGGCATCCGGCGCATCGGGAAGGTCACAGGCATTGTGGCTCCGGTCATGGCCGCGATCTACGTGCTGGGGGCACTCGGCATTCTGGCGTTCAACCTGCCGCAGGTGCCGGCCGCCTTCATGACGGTGCTCACGGAGGCCTTCAACCCCACCTCGGGCGTGGCAGGAACCGGCGCAGGGGTGTTCTTGCTCACCATGATCTACGGCGTGCAGCGAGGGCTCTTCTCGAACGAGGCCGGGCAGGGCTCGGCGCCCATCGCGCACTCGGCAGCCAAGACCGACGAGCCGGTCTCCGAAGGCGTGGTGGCGCTGCTGGAGCCGTTCATTGACACCATCGTCATTTGTACGCTCACGGGCCTCGCCATCATCGTCACTGGGGTGTGGGACGACACCGTGCCCACGCAACTCGATCTGGACGGCAACGCCGTAAGTTACCGCGTGGAAGAAAGCGGACAGATTTTGAGCAGCAACACGGTGCCCGCGCAAATAACCATCGAAAATGGCGTGCCGCAGGTTGAAGCGGACGCCGTGCAGTTTGCCTGGAATGAAGCTGTGGTCGACACCTTTTACACGGCCTGCCCGGGCGGCTGCACCTCGAAGGCTAACTTCCAGAACCTCTTTACGGGCACGCTCTACCCCGACCGGGGCGTGGCCGTAGCCGCCGATGGCACGACGCTCGAAACCCTCTACGGACCCGCGGTAGAGACCGGCGCGCCGCTTACGCAGCTTGCCTTTGAACGCGGCCTCGCACCGCTGGGCGACTGGGGCGACATGATCGTGCTGCTGAGCGTGCTGCTGTTTGCCATCTCCACGGCCATCTCCTGGAGCTACTACGGCGACCGCTGCGCCAACTACCTGTTCGGGAAGCAAGCCATCGTTCCCTACAAAATTGTATTCGTCATCATGAACTTCGTGGGGGCCGTTACCGCGCTTACCACCATCTGGACACTGGGCGACATTGCCCTGGGCCTCGTGGTGCTGCCCAACCTGATTGCGCTCGTGGCGCTCTCTGGCGAGGTCCGCGAGATGACGACGAGCTACTTTAAGCGCATGCCATGGATCGAAAACGAGAAAGTGGCCGATCGCGTGCGCGAGGAAAAACGCCAGAAGGATAAAGAGGCATAG